A section of the Malus sylvestris chromosome 17, drMalSylv7.2, whole genome shotgun sequence genome encodes:
- the LOC126612573 gene encoding uncharacterized protein LOC126612573 — MSGPSDRRFDLNLVEEAAPPSPDNIWRPSFVSPTGPLTVGDSVMKNDMTAAVVARNLLTPKDNRLLSKRSDELAVKDSLALSVQCAGSVSNMAQRLFARTRQVESLAAEVMSLKQEIRGLKHENKQLHRLAHDYATNMKRKLDQMKESDGQVLLDHQRFVGLFQRHLLPSSSGAVPRNEAPNDEPLMPPPSRVLSSTEAPNDPPPVPSLSGALPTAATSPKQPL; from the coding sequence atgtctggcccctccgaccgtcgttttgacttgaaccttgttgaagaggcagccccgccttctccagacaacatatggcgcccatccttcgtctcccctactggtcctcttaccgttggggattccgttatgaagaatgatatgaccgctgcggtggtggccaggaaccttctcactcccaaagataacagactactttccaaacgatctgatgagttagctgttaaggattctctggctctcagtgttcagtgtgcaggttctgtgtctaatatggcccaacgcctatttgctcgaacccgccaagttgaatcattggcggctgaagtgatgagtctcaaacaggagattagagggctcaagcatgagaataaacagttgcaccgtctcgcacatgactatgctacaaacatgaagaggaagctggaccagatgaaggaatctgatggtcaggttttacttgatcatcagagatttgtgggtttgttccaaaggcatttattgccttcgtcttctggggctgtaccgcgtaatgaagctccaaatgatgaacctctgatgcctcctccttctagggttctgtccagtactgaggctccgaatgatccccctccggtgccttctctttctggggctctaccgactgctgcgacttctcctaagcaacctttgtga
- the LOC126612569 gene encoding gibberellin 2-beta-dioxygenase 2-like, with amino-acid sequence MVVPSPSPIRSKKTMAIGIPTIDLSNYNRSKLSAQIVEACEEYGFFKVVNHGIPKAVIETMETQGSDFFAKPTIEKQRAGPACPFGYGCKNIGRKGDTGELEYLILQTNPQSISDRSNDISDDPTKFSCAVNDYIEAVKELACEILDLLAEGLWVSDKSVFSRFIRDVQSDSILRFNHYPPVKDIKDWETTPKQHPFTNNNNNNHSRIGFGEHSDPQILTILRSNNVGGLQISLRDGLWVPVAPDPNQFFVMVGDALQALTNGRLVSVKHRALANSVLKPRMSMVYFGAPPLNAWMSPLPEMVSPEKPSLYKPFTWGEYKKAAYTTRLGDTRLDHFKINNHTSKCNDQTQCPCLDNLVR; translated from the exons atggTGGTACCATCTCCTTCACCAATAAGAAGCAAGAAAACGATGGCAATAGGAATTCCCACAATCGATCTATCAAATTACAATAGGTCAAAGCTATCAGCACAAATTGTTGAAGCCTGTGAAGAATATGGTTTCTTTAAGGTGGTCAACCATGGTATCCCAAAAGCGGTCATTGAGACAATGGAAACACAAGGGTCTGATTTTTTTGCCAAGCCAACAATCGAGAAGCAACGAGCTGGCCCTGCTTGTCCTTTTGGCTATGGCTGCAAAAATATTGGTCGCAAAGGTGACACCGGAGAGCTTGAGTACCTTATTCTTCAAACCAATCCTCAGTCCATTTCTGACAGATCCAATGATATTTCCGACGACCCTACGAAATTCAG TTGTGCAGTGAATGATTACATAGAAGCAGTTAAAGAATTGGCATGTGAGATTCTTGATTTGTTGGCCGAGGGACTATGGGTTTCAGACAAGTCTGTGTTCAGCAGGTTCATCAGAGACGTCCAGAGTGACTCCATTCTTAGGTTTAATCACTATCCTCCAGTCAAGGACATCAAGGACTGGGAAACAACACCAAAACAGCATCCCTTcactaacaacaacaacaataatcaTAGTAGGATTGGATTTGGAGAGCATTCTGACCCTCAGATCTTGACCATCTTAAGATCCAACAACGTGGGGGGCCTTCAGATTTCTCTACGTGATGGCTTGTGGGTTCCCGTGGCTCCGGACCCCAATCAGTTCTTCGTAATGGTTGGTGATGCCTTACAG GCTTTGACGAATGGGAGGTTAGTAAGTGTGAAACATAGAGCACTGGCAAACTCAGTTTTGAAGCCAAGGATGTCAATGGTGTACTTTGGGGCACCACCCCTCAATGCATGGATGTCTCCTCTTCCAGAGATGGTGTCGCCGGAGAAGCCCAGCCTCTACAAACCTTTCACATGGGGTGAATACAAGAAAGCTGCATACACTACACGATTGGGAGATACACGTCTAGACCATTTCAAGATTAATAATCACACCAGCAAGTGCAACGATCAAACTCAATGTCCATGCTTGGACAATCTTGTACGATAG